The nucleotide window ATTGAAAATCTGACCCGTAGCTTGCGCTCCAATATGGTGCTTGCCGTAGCGGGTGGATTTATATTGATGTCCTGTGGTACACAGATGGGCGGCTACAGTGAAACCGACGGAGTGTATTACGATCCAGCCCGGGACACACTGCCTGAAGGTGTGGTGCTTGATAACCGTGGAAATCAGGTAGGTGAATATTACGATTACACGGACACTCAGATAGTAGAGGATGTGCGTGAGCGCAGCTGGCAGGAGAACAGTAAATATTGGGACGATAACGTATCCGATTCGGACTGGGGCGTTTATGCAGGCTCTGAGACCAATTTCTATCAGGATAATTGGGGCTGGGGGATGCCATTCGGTTTCTACAGTCCTTACTATGGGCATGGTTTTCGTGTAGGAATGTCCTGGGGCTGGGGTTCGCCCTGGGCTTGGTATGACCCGTTCTGGGGTTTCAGCCCATATTCAAACTGGGGATGGTACAACGGTTTTTATCCGTATGGATGGTCCTCTCCGTATTACGGATTTTACAGCCCTTATTATTATGCACCAACCTATCGCTACCAGCGTAGCGGTGCAAACGGAAGGTTATATAACTCCTACCAGGGATCACAGGGTCTTCTGAAGCAGGGTGCCAACAATGGTTTCAGAAACCAGGGTGCGTCGGGCCGTATATCAAATCAGCAACCGGTGAATAACACGCCACGGTTCCGGACACCAACTCAAACCCGCGATATACAGCAAACACAGCCTCGCTCCGTTCCCAGAAACAGACCATATATGAATAATCCGCAAAGTGCTCCGCGGACTTCTGAGCCTCGAATCAGATCCAATGAAAACGGTGGTTTCAGATCAGGTGGCTTTAACAGTGGAAGTTCATCTTCCGGTGGTGGTTTCAGATCGGGTGGCTCTACCGGTGGCGGTATGCGTTCCGGAGGGAGATAAATTTTACTAACAGAGAATAACAATGATAAAAAAATCTTTAGCGGTCTTTACCGTAGCTGCGGCTTTCTTTGCGCAGGCGCAGGATGTCTCTACTTTAAGAAACA belongs to Chryseobacterium sp. and includes:
- a CDS encoding prolyl-tRNA synthetase, which translates into the protein MKKYIIENLTRSLRSNMVLAVAGGFILMSCGTQMGGYSETDGVYYDPARDTLPEGVVLDNRGNQVGEYYDYTDTQIVEDVRERSWQENSKYWDDNVSDSDWGVYAGSETNFYQDNWGWGMPFGFYSPYYGHGFRVGMSWGWGSPWAWYDPFWGFSPYSNWGWYNGFYPYGWSSPYYGFYSPYYYAPTYRYQRSGANGRLYNSYQGSQGLLKQGANNGFRNQGASGRISNQQPVNNTPRFRTPTQTRDIQQTQPRSVPRNRPYMNNPQSAPRTSEPRIRSNENGGFRSGGFNSGSSSSGGGFRSGGSTGGGMRSGGR